In the Heterodontus francisci isolate sHetFra1 unplaced genomic scaffold, sHetFra1.hap1 HAP1_SCAFFOLD_62_2, whole genome shotgun sequence genome, AGAGTACTTCTAATCCAGTGTGCGTAAATGTGGTACGTAAACAGAAAAAAAGGACAGTGCAGTCGGACCCGGTTCAGTAACACAGAAGAAGGGTTAAGAATTCATTCTGATACATTACATAAGACTGAAACTCACTAGTAAAGTTACACATTGTACATAACAGCAGGTGAAACTGTTGCAGTAAATGCAGGCAGGGTTAGTTACACAAGACTGAGTGAGATTATTGCTCATCCTATATGCATTACATTTTGAATTGACATAAAACCCAGAAGTGCATTACCACAGTACAGGCATTTACCTGACTGCTTGTTTCATTTGTTGATTCTCACATGCCAGCACATACATTCTCCTGGCTTAGTATAAGGTGTTATCTAAAAAGGATATATAGTCATTGCACTCTGTGGGTGAAACTCATTTCCTGACACTGCGTTTATTCTCTCTTGTTATCTCTATCTGCCTCAGTCGCTCTGAGTATATTTTGCTTGCTCTGTCTTTTTTTTCTGCGCGTTTTTCTGTCCTTCACCAGGGGCAGTATGCAGATGAGAAAGACAAGGGGGCCATGAATAGATCTTTGATGGACACAAGGGGTAATGatgcgggaacaggaagagaagcctttgcaagtgaTACACTGGCTCTAATTAGCGGGATAAGATTTGAACCAGGCAACAGAAGCCCCAGTTAGTTGGATCGCAGTGGagcggcgttggaggaggatgttgtAGTTAACCGTGCCAAACGCCATAACAGCCTCCACAATTCTGGTTGGAATTTATTGACTAACCCCTGCCCCCAATTGAAATTTCGGATTCAGGAAGCAGATGGGCCCTTGCCAAGCCATTTTGcttggggtgggataggccaacaatgGGCTTCCCAATCAGAGGCCAATTAGGACGTTATGTTATCTATTATTATAGCCTCCAAAAACCGTGACATCACCCAATgttatgaggcaccctccctgcaggccaAGGGTACCCCCCTCTGTGGCATATTTGTGGCGAATGGAAGAAATCCACCGGCAAAAAGTCAGTATTCCTGTACTCCCCTCGCTTGCATTTCatttcccccccaccacacacGACAGCCACGCCAGTCAGACTTGCCCCGGAAACACCACCTGACTTACCAGAGGTTCGGGACTCCCATGCTGGGCCTTCCCgaaggtctctgcagtaccagcattTAGCAAAACTCCGAGTGGGCCTATCAATAATGCTGGCCCTAAGAACTTTTTGAGGTGGGAATCCCCATCTTCAAAGGGATGGAGATTCTGACACCGGGCACTTAAATGCTTTAACAGTGAAAGATCGCGCTGGGGGTGTGGTGGACAGGAGGGGCAGGTGACGGTGGATGGTGGTGAGGGTCTTGGGTGGGAAGGGTTCAGCAAGTCCAACTCggtgttccccctgccttttccgcCTGGCACCAGCAACCTCAATGGTGCCAAGATATTCCAGCCCTTCAGACGCCATTCTTTGTCTAAAGTAttcgaggctgtttacaggtaacaaGAGGCTGTATACGTGCAACTTAAAGAAACAAACATAAttgctttttgcagcaaacaattcCGGCCTCTTTTTTTGGTTTTGAGGTATTAATATTTCTgtcctccatgctcctgctctgccGAACTCCACTTCTCTTTGTTTAACTTCTCATTCCCACATTTTTCTGCTCTGTTCTCTCCCTTTGTAAATTTTCTTCGCTTCTTTCTTCTAGGCATTCTGACTTGTTGCTTATTTTCATGTTTGATTTTCACAATCTTTCCTCATTCATCCCTTTACTTTCCTTGGTGTCTCACTCACCCTCCATTAatattatttattctttcatgggaagtttgttgcccatccctaattgtccttgacaactgagtggcttgctagcctatTTCAGGGAGCAGATAAGTCAACCAGATTGTTGTTGGTCAGGGTTCACATGCAATCTAGATCGGGTAAAGACTACACATTTCGAAACCTGAAGGGTATTAGACAACCACATGGCTTTGTTATGATAACTGGTGATAATTGCTTGGCGCTATGATTGGGATCAGCTTAAAATTCCCGATTTCTTTTTACTTCAATCTGAATTATAAACATAAATAagcagcaggaataggcaattcggccctttgagcctgcgctgtcattcaatacaatcatggttgatcatgcaaactcagtaaccttttcccgttttctctccgtatcccttgatcccattagcccgtaGAACTATATCTTACACTTTCTTGAGTATATTTAATGAactgtcctcaactgctttccgtggtagaaaaTTACACCGGCTCACGACAGTCTGGGTGAAGAGGcccctcctcatctgagtccaaACATGGCTTacaccttatccttagactgtgacccctcgtcctgaACTCCCCCAAATTCAACCAGCAGCTATGGGGTGATTTCAACCCTTGCTCTCaaggcattagcatgggcctctggattattagctcagtgacattaccagtacacaaCTCTGTCACTCTCATCAATCCAACAGAAgttcctttgattgagagctgcttcagttGATATTCAGCTGTGCTCTTGAGCACCGTCAATCCTGAAGAAATAAAAAGCATGTGTCGTCTGCAAAGATAACCAGCGTCATTTGGTCCGATGTGAAATAAAATGTTTCAAAATCAGGTTTACAAACATCTCACGGCACTGTCCTGTGAATAGAAAATTTACGACCCTGTAATGAGTTTATGCTGCCTTGTCTGGAATGGATGTTAATGCTAGAACTTGCAAACCTTCgtttttctatgatttaactaatttaacaattagattgAGTGGATATTTCATGaccttcttcagttcctctctgaatttagtctgggtcacagcgtaactacacgtgttggtgcaggaactcagaagctgcagcattcctgctgtgcTTCGTGTGATATAAAGTGGGCCATTGgtggaggaaggatattgttttgtaattcgttggtagatgtaaaatacaacctgaGTCACCCATAACATCATAAAACTGCCTGATATAGTAAACAGTAAAAGcatggatttctttcgattctcaatctctgggtcattgtgattctctccaCTGCAGTTGTCCCAGAGTCGCCTACGGCCTCGACTGGCCATTAAAATACGTCTGACAGTCAGAGTATTGAGCAGCAATATCAGAAAGAACggaacacaaggagttaaaattcgATTAAGCAATACAAACCCGTTCCATGCTGGGGAAGTATAGTAGCTCTGTTTATGAACACAACCCCAGGGAACAGTATCAATTAAATATTCAGGTTCATATATAAAGCACCAGGGAAcactttctaaagagcacagcacactcactgttccgataaccacagctgctgttctctcagtgcaatactttgtcttcagcttctcacaacGAATAGTCACAAACCGATCAAAGGTAAAAGcaactgtcagccagacagaaatcattgtgcTTGCAAATATCAGGAAAATAATTAAACTGCAAATGGGAGTAATagacaggaatgaatatgggaaataactcAACAGTATCCTCCTCAATATGGGatctgtgataacgaccaggagatcagccactgccattcccaccaggtagcgagtgatacatttggagagaccacactttcctcgggacagaatcagaatcgccaccaggttaactgaaagagatagaaagggaagcAGATAAAATACTGATCAGACTTCAAACTAAAACAGCGGTTTGACAGGATCGGGTGTGAAATTTACAGTTTTTTTGCAGCATCCAGCACTTTCGGGCAGATAATTATTTTGAACACAGTTATAAATAATTTATTGGGAAATAGACTTAAAATAAAGGTAAAATAAAATTATCACTGGATCCAATGGAAGGGCTGAGTGAGGGCGCTGTGCCAGTGTTGAAGGGAGAAGAGGGTTTCAAACAAGGAATGCAATGTTTTAAATCCATGTCAACCTCCAATGGGCGATAAATTGAGGGGACTGGAGAGCTGTTTTTACTTTACTGGTTAAGAGAGCCAACAGGGGCTGTCTCAAATGGGAAAATGTCGAGACGGGCTGCGGTGAGTTTGAGACTTCGGATCAGGAGAAAGAGCCTGATGGGGGCTGAGTCAGTGAGTGGATTGGAACGAGACAAAGAAAATTTCATTTGGGAACAGGAAGGAAAGCAGATCCTGTAGGGTTTGGAAAACAAACAAAGTGAATCAAAGAATGAAACCTGTCTATAGCTCTTTCAATTAACTTATTTACACAGTTCAGAAATAATGAAGAGGAACATTCACTAgaacaggttgaggatatgacggtgataaacacacacggagtgagtccagcagtaaatctcacccaatctggcaaaatcctaatcatacctgCAACTTGCATTTCCATTACCATTGTTTTGGAAAGTTCAGCAGTTCATCATCCTGAATTATTCAAATTGTaggttctctccctctctttctcctctcttctctctctctctctctctctctccctgtttcattCCCCCTATTTCTTCTCGCTTGTTCACTCTCTCAATcaacttctctctctatccacatCTGTACTCTCTCCcatcgcttctccagattatccaAGCCTCGTCCAACACTTCAAAAATTAGTGCGGCTGAGAGTTGCTTATCATCACTTCATAACTTAAATAAAGGGCAAAAATATAACTTATTGCATCGACCGATGGTTCCTCGATGCAAAAGACAAACTGTTTTTCCTTTCAACCCCTTTTTCTCGTTTTGTACTCAAAGTGATTACTCAGGTAAACCACCCTCCACAATTCAGCATAAATACATCTCAAAAAGTTCTAACGAaacgttacagacctgaaacgtaatTTTTTTTCTCACTCCACATATGGTGACAGATATTTTGTGTATTTATAGCACGttatgcttttgtttcagatttccaacatatgCAATACTTTTGCTTTCGTTTATCCAACACACTGACTCTGCATCTGTCACACTATCCGTTTACCTAACATTGTCAGGACTGAATCTATCAGCTTCATTCCGATCGAGAAATAGTATCCCAGGTATGCATTCCAAGCCACATGATGGCTGCTGTCTCTGAGACACAGACAAAAAAGCACACTCAGACAGATCATTTGCCGATGAGACACAGTGCCACAAACTGGCACAACGTCCAACCTTCGAGCATGCACAAGGAAGATCCTTAGAATCATCCAGAATTCAGGCGGCATTGAAAATGAacttagcaggccttcttgaaatacagaAAACAAGAAAAAATAATACATTGAACCTCGCAGAATCGTTTTAGGAATTGCGACAAAACGAGCTCAGCTGTGGTCTTCTGTTTGTCCTTGAAATTGTTCCTTCTTCTGCATCAAACTTGAGTTTTGAATCCATCTAGAaggtatcacacacacacatagtgaaTGACAGCCAGAAAGCTTGACAATTTTCTGCCCACCCAGTTGTTTTCTGTTCCTACTGGCCTTGCCCAAACAAAAGAGCGCTTGTCACTTTTTTGCCCTATTGCCAGGGCTTCTGCTCGTCTTTAGCCCaagacaaggatgttgcctggtttggagggtttgagatataaagagagattagataggctgaaTCAGTTTTCTCTggtgcgaaggaggctgagaggggtcacgatagaggtatataaagttatgagaggcattgatagggtagatagccagtgtctgtttcccatggtaggggtgaataaaactagagggtatagatttaaggtgagagggaggaggtttaaaggggcaaatttttcacacaaagaatggtgAGTATCTaggatgagctgcctgaggaggtggtggaggcaggaacagtagcaacatttaagaggcatctggacaggtacttgaatgagcaaggcgtagagggatatggaattaattcaggcaggtgggatgagtatagataggcattatgggcagcatggatgcggtgggccgaagggcctgtttatatgctgtacgactctgtgactcaatgactctatgactctagaacaTGTGACAAAcatcaacactgttgccaatccggctccctcggTCCTCCTGATGAAAAAAAAACTGACACAGCAATTTTTAGctgaactatatatatatatattaagcaAAATAGAATCATGTTCATAACTACATGTGTCACACCGTCACAGATATCCTCTCCTTCCACATCATAACATCTCCACTCTTGGTTCCACACTTGCTTCAGTGTATCAGGCATTGAAACggacatccatgcctttgtctcatccagactcgaaTGTACCAATTCTTATCTGGTTGACGGCCCATCTCCCACCGTCTATTCAGTTAtggatccaacactctgctgcttTTATTTTATGCCATACCAGGTTGCTCTCAAGAAACACTGCTCTATTTGCTGACCTGCATTGTACGGAGAACCCCAGTGCCTCCAGTTTATTTTTCCGACATGACATTGCCAAACATCAAAACTTCATCTATGCCTGTTAATTGCATCCACTGCATTGCCtcaaaaaatctatcaagctcagttttgaaattttatttTGTCCTCTAGTGATATATGTATTTGACCTGCAAACGTCTCAGCCTGTCCCCAGCTCATAGCTTCTCACAATTAAGAATGCATTCTGATTTATCCCACTTTGATAACAGGTGAATGACCTCACACCGCCCCACATTAATCTCCAAATCCCACACTTCAAAAATCATTAAACTATCGACAACCATTTGCATATTTTCTTTTTCATCTACGCTATTTACTGAACCAATTAGCTTgcggtcatcagcaaacttagatgtatGACCCTCGAATCCTTCATTCAAGTTATATGGAAATACAGTGAAAATCCACGCCCCCAGTCCACATCACTGGGAAACACCAGTAATCACATCCTGCATTGGATTGTTTTGTTACTTTAAATCATTTAGTTATTTAAAACACCAGAGCATACAAATATTTTATGTCGCGATATAAAATCAGGTCTTTAACTAAACATCGCATAAAACAATTCCAGTATGTCTAAGTTTCATGACTTATTATTTATTGGTTGTGTTCATGGAATGTAAAGATCAAAGGTATAATTCGTTTAAGAGTTGTGAATAAATACTGTATTTACATAGAAGACCGATTTTTTTCGACCTCATCATGTTCACATGTCACGAATAAACCGGAACATTGATATACGCAGTTAGGGTGGACCCTCTTGCACATAACTGGCACTGTTAAATCTATATACAATGCATAGAATAAATAAAACTGATTGTCTCTGGCAGACAGAACCCACAATGTTGAAATTTCGTCTCCTGCAATTTTAAAGTGCACAGTTAGATTGTGCGTTTGTTCAATCAATAAAAGTACAATTTCAACACTGCATTTTATAATCAGAATGGCTCGCGATTCCAACAAATCCAGTACAAACTGATACAACATAAAATCAACACATTTACTATTACACTAAATTCCAGTGACAGTAAATTAATTGAACCGCAGTAAATCAGAGAAGGAGGTGTTAAAGGGCAAGCCGCAAAGTAAGTTCAGTTGCCTGACCTCTGAAACCGCGTCAGATTCCCACAACGAAATACTTCATCACGGTGAaaaccaataaaatattgaaatccCAGTAGAAACCACTCTTGCATTTTAAAAGTATGACGCTAAAATAGGTGTCGAGTGGAAAAGAAAGGTTTCCAGCCCGGACAcacgccaccaagtcacaaagcctccaCAATTCCAAATGTGGCAGCTTACTAGCATGGTCGAGTTGGCCGcccccatctcccattgacatgagAGCTTGGGCGAGCTGTCCCTAGCATGAGCATCCAACAGCACTGTACAGGCACCGGCACAGTTTTTTTATGGAGCATGATCATTTACATTTTTAGAGACAGCTTGAATTTAACGCTTATGAAATTGAATTAAAAATACTCCATCCCTGCCCTCTCCCACCATCCCCAATGGCATtatacatcattcctgcccttttccccccgcCCACCCCTCCCCGAATACCTATTGTTAATATTTGatcttcccaccaccaccacctccccaaccaccacccaacaccccaccccaccaccgaaaTTTCGAAAACATGGCCCTTTATCCCTTCCCATCGCCCCTTCGATCAATCCACAGCGATTCTGCCAGTGGGTTTGGACCTTCATTCCGGCATCTGGCCATGTTGCATCTTTGAAACCTTGTGACAAACGTTACACAAGCTGTTAGTGACTCCTGATTGTCTGATAACTGTTCTTAGAACTTTCGTGAGAACACATCGagaatactgtttgcagttttgatcTCTTTATTTAAGGTCGATTtttaattcatgcatgggatgtggttgtcgctggccaggctagcatttattgtccatccctaattgcccttgaaaaggtggtagtgagctgccttcttgaactgctgcagtctatgtaagatagatacacccacagtgcttttaggaagggagttccaggatcttgacccagcgacagtgaaga is a window encoding:
- the LOC137362124 gene encoding probable G-protein coupled receptor 139; translated protein: MCDSYRIDETAERKGSPTKSAQIQRYGEITGEFVLDLLESRAILIIKCSVEIVLLLIEQTHNLTVHFKIAGDEISTLDSSHHVAWNAYLGYYFSIGMKLIDSVLTMLVNLVAILILSRGKCGLSKCITRYLVGMAVADLLVVITDPILRRILLSYFPYSFLSITPICSLIIFLIFASTMISVWLTVAFTFDRFVTIRCEKLKTKYCTERTAAVVIGTVSVLCSLESVPWCFIYEPEYLIDTVPWGCVHKQSYYTSPAWNGFVLLNRILTPCVPFFLILLLNTLTVRRILMASRGRRRLWDNCSGENHNDPEIENRKKSMLLLFTISGSFMMLWVTQVVFYIYQRITKQYPSSTNGPLYITRSTAGMLQLLSSCTNTCSYAVTQTKFREELKKVMKYPLNLIVKLVKS